CGATACTGATCAAGAAGAAAAACTGCGTCTTGTCGTAAGTAGTTTCTACGCGTAACTGCATCCACATTTTCAAGTGACTCGAAGTATTCAATGTCCTCGATCGTCAACTGGTTCTTTTCTTCTTTTCCGTGAACTTGAATTTCCGTCATCAATTGTCCGGATGTCATTTCCTCTACAAATGATTCTTGAATTCCAAATGCAACGGATGCCAATACGATGAGGAATGCACACCCCATGGCAGTAGCTAAAACGGTCATAAAGATCCGACTTTTGTTCTTCTTCATGTTTGTACGGACGAATTTAAACTGATCACGAAATTTCATGAAGCAAATGCCTCCTTGTTCAACTTTCCGTCCATAATTTCTATGACCCGATTGCCGATACGGGCGACTTTGTCATCATGGGTAATGATCAAGAAAGTAATACCCAATTCTCGGTTCAGTTCTTTGATAAAACTGAGTAATTCCTCTTCTGTTTCACTATCTAAACTTCCAGTCGGTTCATCTGCAAGGATAATTGGGGGGTTCAAGACAAGTGCTCGAGCAATACTTACTCGCTGTTGTTGCCCCCCAGAAAGTTCGCTCGGATAATGCTCCGTAAATTTTTCCAACCCTACTTTCTGAAAAATTGCTTCTGTCTGTTTTCTGCGCTCCACTACCTTTACACCTTTTAACGTGAGTGCAAGTTCTACATTTTCAAACGCAGTCATGCTTGGAATAAGTTGAAAGCTTTGAAAGATGAATCCTAAATTGTTTAAACGGAAATCCGCCCATTTGCTTTCGTTAAAGTCACTTACTTTGTTACTATCGATGAAAATTTCACCTTCTGCCGGACTCATATATCCACTGATCAAATTCAATAATGTAGATTTTCCAGATCCGCTCCTCCCAACGACTGTGACGACTTCTCCTTTATCAACTTTTAAATTTATATTTCGTAACACTGGTATTACCGATTCTTTTCCTTTTTTGCCGATTGTAAATTGATGGCTTAGATTTTTCACTTCAATCATTTAATTGACCTCCCTGTTCATACATACAACTTTAAAGACGTATCTAATTCAGAATAGTTCTGACAATCACAAAAAAAATTCATTCGATTGAATGAAAATCTTACAAAGTCTTTTTTGAGAAACCTTTATGTATAAATCCATTTATTAAATAAAAACTATAAAAATAAAGACAAAAGAAGGAGTTTGATTATGAACGTTGGTAGAGCAAAGCAAATATTAGATTCACCTGAGGAAATAGCTGTTCATTATAAAGGAGATCCTGTTTGGATTCAACGAGTTGATGAAGCTGGAAATACCGCGAGAATTTATCCTCAACGTGAACCCGAAAACGAAATGACGGTTAACGTCACTATGTTAGAAGAAGTATAGATAATATCAAACAAAGGGCGACTGATCAGCATCTAAATCGACACTCTTCAGTCACCCTTGTCTTACATAGTTAATTTATTTCGATTTGCATATATTGCTGCTTGCGTCCGATCGGATACTTGCAACTTACTTAATATATTACTTACGTGCGTCTTTACTGTTTTGATACCGATGAATAATTCTTCACCTATTTCTTGATTGGTTTTACCATCCCCGAGCAAAATAAGCACTTCTAATTCTCTTTTGGTAAGTTCTTGATGTGGTAAGGTTTCATTGCCTCGAAACCGGTTCATCATTTTCTGAGCTACCTTCGACTCGATAACTGATTGACCTACATAAGCTTTTTTTATGGTGTCAGAAATTTCGTCTGCTGATGCTGTTTTTAAAACATAGCTGAATGCTCCAGCTTCGATTGCAGGAAATACTTGCTCATCATCATAGAAGCTCGTTAAAATGATTATTTTACATTCTGGATGTGCCTTGATAATTTCCTTTGTTGCTTCAATCCCATTTCCGTTTTCCATTATTAAATCCATTAAAACAATATCTGGATAGAGCTCCTGCAACAGCTTCACTGCTTCATTTCCGCTTGATGCTTCACCAATAATTTCAAAGTCTGGATCTGTCATTAAATAAGAGCTTAATCCTCTTCTAACCATTTCATGGTCATCAACGAGAAATAACTTTATCTTTTCACTCACTCGATACTCTCCTTTCTTCAATAGGGACTCTTACGTCGATTGCTGTACCTTTCCCTTTAGCTGTTGTAATTGAAAATTTGCCCCCAATTTCGTCACACCTCTCTTGCATTGTTTTCAATCCATATGAAGTTTTTTTCTTATCTTTCAAATCAAATCCAGCCCCATTGTCCCTTATATGGATACGGATATGCTGATCTGTGTGATTGAGTACAATCGTCAAACGGCTTGCATTAGAATGGCGAAGTGCATTTGCGAGCCCTTCTTGTACTAATCTAAACAGATGGTCTTCAATGCCTTTTGATAAATCAGGAATGTCATGAATTTCAGATTCAATATGGATTCCTGATTTAAGCTTCAATTCTTCCACTAGACCTTCAATACCCTTTTGTAGATTTTCACCCGATAGATCTATGGGTCGTAAATGAAGCAATAACGCTCTCATCTCTCCTTGAGCCTTATTTGCCATTTCTACAACTTGCTCTAACTGTGCCTTTGCTCTTTGTGGGTGCGTATCAAATAACTTCATTGCAGCCGATGACATCATATTTAATGCAAATAACTGCTGACTGACCGCATCATGTAGGTCTCTAGCAAGACGTTGACGTTCTTCAATTGTTGCTGCAGTGTGTGCTCTTTCTGCATATTCAGCTTTTTCATTCGCTAACTTCTGCAAAGATTGCATTTGCTTTTTAACCTTAATGGTAAGCCCGTTCAAGTCTGAACATATTGCACCAATTTCATCTTGCTCCGAGTCTTGAATTCTATAATCAAAGTTACTAAAAGATAACTTCGCAATCGCTACCGATATTTCATTAAGTCTGTTAATTACATGTTGGCCTTTTCGATAACTGAAAGTGAACCCTAGCAATAGGGTTAATATAAAAACGGCAGCTGTTATCATAAAGCTCACTACAATCGGATCGGCATTCGGTTTAAAGTAGTAAAGGATTTGAAAGATGAAGAAAATCAGCACTGTCGTATAGACGGAGTTTAAGAGGTGTGAACGGTATAAAATCTTTCGGACACCGTTTGTATTCTCATTCATTCCATACACTCTCCTAAACTCTATCTATTTTTAAATCTAGAATTTTAAAATCAAACTGGAAATTAAGTTTTCGGGTAGCCTCATCGTATCGATCTGATGTATAGTTCGCATTTTTGACCAACCCTTCCTTCTTATAATTACCGATCTTAATATCGCCAATTTTAGAAGAAGTTGTAACTGTAAATTCAACATCCTCTGGAATAAGAATTTTAATGTCACCAACCCATCCGGATAACTTGATGGTTGTTTCTTTGTCTGGAATGAACGCCCGTGTATAATCAAAATCATAATCGGATACCCCATTCCATTCATCTAAATCCTGGACTTGCCAATTGTCCTCTTTCATCGACACATCTGATACTAATCCGCTTTTGTTATGTTTATTTCTGCTTATCGTTACCTTTGGACCGCGTCCCCACAAAATTTTAACCCCTATATAGACGAGGAACAGTGGCCACAGGTTTAAAATATGTCCAATCGTAAATGTTATGAACCCTAGACGGTCGGCAATTAATAGTCCGCCAATGACAGAGAAAGCAAGTCCAAAAAACCAATTTCCATGACGACTTTTCGAAAAGATTGCTTCAAACAACCATTTGATCCCTAGCAAAAATAAGACAAATGGGAACAAAAAGTTAAACGCTTCGTCTATTTCCATGGAAATAAGACCTAAATTGACAAGTAACAATACAGCTCCACCAAAAATAAAGAACAGAGCTACTACAAATTGACCACCTGACCATAGTTTCATATAGACACCCCTAATAATATTTCTTCAATTTCTCGTAATCATAATACTTCTTTTTACTTCTATGTACAGGATACCTTCTTTCATGATGAAAAAGAACGATCTCAGGTTTATAATTCCCTCCGTCTAGAGACTGATTTCTTTAAAAATTGAAATAAAGCTCTGTTAGAGAATACTGTTGAAAAGTTGGTTTAGAGAATTACAACAATACAGTTAACAAGCCACAAGCCTAAATAAAAAAAGATAACCAGGTAAACTGGTTATCTTCCATAAGAATTTTGTTCCTCTTCAATTTGTTCTACTGTGTCAGAAGGATCTTCACGTTTCACTTTGGTTTGATCCTTAGGATAATTCCTTTGTTGATCAAATTTCCGTTGTGCTTCAATTGTTCTTTTAGCATATGGTATTGCCTCTAATCGTTCTTTCGTAATTTCTTCACCTGTATCCACACAAATACCATAAGTGCCTTTTTCAATCCTTTTCAGTGCTTCGTCTATTTCATTTAACAGTTCTTCATCTGTATCTCTAAGGGTCATTTCTTTCTTCTGTTCATATTCAGCTGTTGCTGAATCTCCCATATGATTGGAATGACTTTTCAATTCTTCTATATCGAGGTTTAAGTCATGCTTGCGGTGTCTCTTATAGACGTTTTCTTTCATCGATAATAATTCATTCTTATAAAATTCAAGATCATTTGATTGCAGTGACATATGCTCGCCTCCTTACACCCAAACATACCCCTTGTTATTTCTTAGTAAACACATCACTTATAAGAGGAAAATAATCCAGACTATTAATGAAATACACGATAATGATAGCCATATCCACATCCATACCCATGATGCCTTATTGAAATCAGCATTCACATATAAGAAAATGCCTGGGAAGGCTATCCAGGTTATAAGTAGAATTATGGCTAAGATAAATTGGATGACGGATGTAAAATTAAATGTATCAAATGAGGCTAGAAGTAAGTATGAAGGCACAAACATAATAATCGGAGTAAAGAAGCTCCATATTAACGCCCGAACCCGATAAGCTCGGAAATAACGCTCGTTTTCTTCAATCATTTGAATAAACAAATTTAAATATTTATGTACGGGGATATTGATTCTTCTAGCTAATTCCATATTAGAACACTCCTTGAAATTCTTTATCCCTATAAATTTATACAAAATGGGGTATAATAGAGATACTATGAAAAAGTGGGTGGAAGCATATGGCATTTTTCTCAAAGAATCAGCAAGAGCCAATTCCTGAGGTTGAGACAAAGGTTTGGAGTTGCACAAGTCAGGATTGTTCTGGATGGATGAGAGACGGA
This Pseudalkalibacillus berkeleyi DNA region includes the following protein-coding sequences:
- a CDS encoding ABC transporter ATP-binding protein → MIEVKNLSHQFTIGKKGKESVIPVLRNINLKVDKGEVVTVVGRSGSGKSTLLNLISGYMSPAEGEIFIDSNKVSDFNESKWADFRLNNLGFIFQSFQLIPSMTAFENVELALTLKGVKVVERRKQTEAIFQKVGLEKFTEHYPSELSGGQQQRVSIARALVLNPPIILADEPTGSLDSETEEELLSFIKELNRELGITFLIITHDDKVARIGNRVIEIMDGKLNKEAFAS
- a CDS encoding H-type small acid-soluble spore protein, giving the protein MNVGRAKQILDSPEEIAVHYKGDPVWIQRVDEAGNTARIYPQREPENEMTVNVTMLEEV
- a CDS encoding response regulator transcription factor, encoding MSEKIKLFLVDDHEMVRRGLSSYLMTDPDFEIIGEASSGNEAVKLLQELYPDIVLMDLIMENGNGIEATKEIIKAHPECKIIILTSFYDDEQVFPAIEAGAFSYVLKTASADEISDTIKKAYVGQSVIESKVAQKMMNRFRGNETLPHQELTKRELEVLILLGDGKTNQEIGEELFIGIKTVKTHVSNILSKLQVSDRTQAAIYANRNKLTM
- a CDS encoding sensor histidine kinase, which translates into the protein MNENTNGVRKILYRSHLLNSVYTTVLIFFIFQILYYFKPNADPIVVSFMITAAVFILTLLLGFTFSYRKGQHVINRLNEISVAIAKLSFSNFDYRIQDSEQDEIGAICSDLNGLTIKVKKQMQSLQKLANEKAEYAERAHTAATIEERQRLARDLHDAVSQQLFALNMMSSAAMKLFDTHPQRAKAQLEQVVEMANKAQGEMRALLLHLRPIDLSGENLQKGIEGLVEELKLKSGIHIESEIHDIPDLSKGIEDHLFRLVQEGLANALRHSNASRLTIVLNHTDQHIRIHIRDNGAGFDLKDKKKTSYGLKTMQERCDEIGGKFSITTAKGKGTAIDVRVPIEERRVSSE
- the liaF gene encoding cell wall-active antibiotics response protein LiaF, whose product is MKLWSGGQFVVALFFIFGGAVLLLVNLGLISMEIDEAFNFLFPFVLFLLGIKWLFEAIFSKSRHGNWFFGLAFSVIGGLLIADRLGFITFTIGHILNLWPLFLVYIGVKILWGRGPKVTISRNKHNKSGLVSDVSMKEDNWQVQDLDEWNGVSDYDFDYTRAFIPDKETTIKLSGWVGDIKILIPEDVEFTVTTSSKIGDIKIGNYKKEGLVKNANYTSDRYDEATRKLNFQFDFKILDLKIDRV
- a CDS encoding TraR/DksA family transcriptional regulator — protein: MSLQSNDLEFYKNELLSMKENVYKRHRKHDLNLDIEELKSHSNHMGDSATAEYEQKKEMTLRDTDEELLNEIDEALKRIEKGTYGICVDTGEEITKERLEAIPYAKRTIEAQRKFDQQRNYPKDQTKVKREDPSDTVEQIEEEQNSYGR
- a CDS encoding cold-shock protein, yielding MAFFSKNQQEPIPEVETKVWSCTSQDCSGWMRDGLSFEAKPACPLCKCEMELETRVLPELS